In Erigeron canadensis isolate Cc75 chromosome 7, C_canadensis_v1, whole genome shotgun sequence, one DNA window encodes the following:
- the LOC122607241 gene encoding anthranilate synthase alpha subunit 2, chloroplastic-like codes for MLKCQMETLAISHRLLPPSHRRTSTRTTVSVVSPSITLSNRTSRFLTLRCSSAQSPTASSVDHSLKFKEAAKHGNLIPLYRSIFSDHLTPVLAYRCLVKEDDRDAPSFLFESVEPGLKASNVGRYSVIGAQPTMEIVAKDHMVTVMDHHEGRRTEEYMEDPMVAPRRIMEQWIPQRIDELPDAFCGGWVGYFSYDTVRYVEKKKLPFSNAPEDDRNLPDVHLGLYDDVIVFDHVEKKAYVIHWVRMDQYSSVDEAFKDGTERLETLLSRVHDIVPPKLSPGSIKLYTSLFGPSLKNSNMTTEAYKEAVLQAKEHILAGDIFQIVLSQRFERRTFADPFEVYRALRIVNPSPYMTYLQARGCILVASSPEILTRVKKRKVTNRPLAGTIRRGKTPKEDYMLENQLLNDEKQCAEHIMLVDLGRNDVGKVSKPGSVNVEKLMNVERYSHVMHISSTVTGELLDELSTWDALRAALPVGTVSGAPKVKAMELIDQLEVTRRGPYSGGFGGISFTGDMDIALALRTIVFPTAARYDTMYSYRDMNKRRDWVAHLQAGAGIVADSDPADEQRECENKAAGLARAIDLAESSFVDK; via the exons ATGCTGAAATGTCAAATGGAAACCCTAGCTATCTCCCACCGCCTTCTTCCGCCGTCCCACCGCCGCACTTCCACTCGCACCACCGTATCCGTCGTCTCCCCGTCCATCACTCTCTCTAACAGAACCTCACGTTTTCTCACACTCAGATGCTCCTCTGCTCAATCACCAACCGCTTCGTCAG TCGACCATTCGTTAAAGTTCAAGGAAGCTGCGAAGCATGGAAACTTGATCCCGTTATATCGGTCGATTTTTTCTGATCATTTGACTCCGGTGTTGGCTTACAGGTGTCTCGTTAAAGAAGATGATCGGGATGCACCGAGTTTTTTGTTCGAGTCTGTTGAGCCAGGGTTAAAGGCTTCTAATGTT GGGCGGTACAGTGTGATAGGAGCTCAGCCTACAATGGAAATTGTGGCAAAGGATCATATGGTTACAGTTATGGACCATCATGAAGGGCGGAGGACAGAGGAGTACATGGAGGACCCTATGGTTGCTCCTAGGAGGATAATGGAGCAATGGATACCCCAAAGAATTGACGAGCTCCCTGACGCATTTTGTG GTGGCTGGGTTGGTTATTTTTCCTATGATACGGTGCGATATGTAGAAAAGAAAAAGCTTCCATTCTCAAATGCGCCAGAGGATGACAGGAACCTTCCTGATGTTCATCTCGGTCTTTATGATGATGTGATTGTGTTTGATCATGTTGAGAAG AAAGCATATGTGATACATTGGGTGCGAATGGATCAATATTCTTCTGTTGACGAGGCTTTTAAGGATGGAACAGAGcgtttggaaactttactatcTAGAGTTCATGATATTGTTCC TCCAAAACTTTCTCCAGGGTCAATTAAGTTGTATACTAGTCTATTTGGCCCCTCTTTGAAGAATTCAAACATGACAACTGAAGCTTACAAAGAGGCAGTGTTGCAGGCTAAAGAACATATTTTGGCTGGGGATATATTTCAAATTGTCCTAAGTCAGCGTTTTGAACGTCGTACATTTGCAGATCCCTTTGAAGTTTATAGAGCTCTAAGGATCGTCAACCCCAGTCCATATATGACTTATTTGCAG GCTAGAGGGTGTATCCTTGTTGCTTCAAGCCCTGAAATTCTTACTCGTGTGAAGAAG AGAAAAGTTACAAATAGACCCCTTGCCGGGACTATTAGGAGAGGGAAAACACCTAAAGAAGACTATATGTTGGAAAACCAATTACTAAATGATGAGAAGCAATGTGCAGAACACATCATGCTGGTTGATCTAGGAAGGAATGATGTTGGGAAG GTTTCAAAACCCGGTTCTGTTAATGTCGAGAAGCTGATGAATGTGGAACGGTATTCTCATGTCATGCATATCAGCTCCACG GTTACCGGAGAGCTGCTTGATGAGCTGAGTACTTGGGACGCTCTTCGTGCTGCATTGCCTGTTGGAACAGTCAGTGGCGCTCCTAAG GTGAAAGCCATGGAACTGATTGATCAGCTGGAGGTCACTAGGCGTGGACCATATAGTGGTGGGTTTGGAGGAATCTCGTTCACTGGTGACATGGACATTGCCCTGGCATTAAGAACTATCGTGTTCCCTACAGCAGCACGCTATGACACCATGTATTCGTACCGGGATATGAACAAAAGGCGTGATTGGGTGGCTCACCTTCAAGCTGGAGCAGGTATTGTAGCTGATAGTGATCCCGCTGACGAGCAGAGAGAATGTGAGAACAAAGCTGCAGGTCTTGCACGTGCTATTGATCTTGCTGAGTCCTCATTTGTGGATAAGTGA